The genomic region GCTTGTTTCTTTACGTCAGTACATGGTGGTATGATCACTGATCATGCAATAGCAAAAACTCCTACTCGGCATGGAATGTTTTTCAAATGCCATGATGTCATGGTGGATTAAATTACCTACTGAGTGCTATGACCTTGCTTGTcacttggtaggtacttatacatgattgatattaataataactataggtaggtaggtcctagATAGGTACAAGTACAACTCGTACCGATCAACAGTTCTACTAATGACATGGAAACAAAACAAACCTACGAATAttaaatactaggtaggtatttaatattccTAGGTCTGTTTTGTTTGGtaggtaaggtacctactacctagtacctactatctaGATAATGggcgcgacttcatccgcgttgatttagatttttgaaaatctcgtggaaactctcgATTACATATCTAAGCTCTTGTAGAAAGCCCATATCCTggttctgggatgcaagttacctctgtagGCGTCAAAGGTTTAACGGATAGACCGGAAAATAGTTATCAGTGTTATTAcctgttaggtaggtaggtagtaccaTAGGTAGTAGTTTTtagtagtagtacctactaaaactgtgctactacctatgtaggtaggtagtttaaaataataatttattttaaatacttatttaattaatttttttatacctagGAGACCATGATTAaatgttaatgataaaaataatataggtactgtaggtgtaggtacctactgttggGAAGCGTCCAATGTATGCCGCAACCTCATCGGCTGAAGCCaacattagtaggtaggtagtaggtacctacctacctactcgggCTACGGCTAATGTAGGGCCAAGGGCATCTCTCTGACTGTCAACAGTTACATCACCGTAGAAATCGTCTAGGTATTTAGTTTATGTAATAACTCATATTGTATATAAAGAATAAAGTACCTATCAAGTAAATTGTAGGAATAAATTAGGGATGGGCCGCATATGAATTTAATTGAATATGAATACTCGACCAAATGGTCGGAATTTAAACCATAACAaaaaagtgtaggtaggtaggtacctacttatcgagTTGCCCAAAGCATAGACACCTAGAAAACTATCAGAGAGGATTAGGACGTGTCTGGACTATCAGCAACCCaactatgtacataatatatggttATTATTAAGTAGAGATGGCATAGACTTAAATAATTCTATGATAGATGGATTGCTGATAGTCCGGACATGTCTTTCACAATTCACACGTATCCTAATAGTAGGCACCTACCAGcccagtaaaataaataaaatgagagTAAAAGTTATGAATCGTGCCTCCTTCACCGAGGGTTGAGAGGGATGCAGGAGGGagggtagtaggtacctaactacctacttaccctTCTCATAAATGCTCATTGCTGAAAATgcgtattttttatttcaattctgaaataaaattaaaaatgtatctCGCTAAGAATATTATCAGAATTACAGATGGGGGGGGTTCGTTTCGTTATGGAGGTCGCTGCCTCGCTTCGCTCGCCATCTCCCCCTCGCGCTTCACTCGACCATAATTTTCATTTATAGGTCGGTAATTCTTTTTTTGTAGGTTATTTCTGAAACGTGGTTGGATGCAGACACTGCACTCCATATTAGTGGATATAATATTTATCGAAAAGATCGTCATGATTCGTATGGAGGGGTTGCCATTGTTGTACATAAGTCTATCAGATCGCATGTTAGCTCTGTTGATTCCATTAATCCAGGAATAGAGGCTATTCgcataaaaattttaaactgtaaaaattTGGAATATGTTGTATCTATTTATTGCCCTTCTTCTATTCAAACCCGTCAATCAGATtgggataatattttttcagtaataactagaaagaCGCTTATATTAGGCGATTTTAATGGCCATCATTCGAACTGGTCAAATAAAACAGACCAAAGAGGAGTACATTTATTTGACTCAGCACTTGAAAGTGGGTTCATATCACTAAATAACGGAGATGCCACCAGAGTCAAATTAGTAAACGGTGTTCTACAAAGATCGGCTCCTGACATAAGTTTTGCATCGTCAGATATAGCTGTAAACTTCAATTGGCAGGTTTTTAACGAAAATTTAGGAAGTGACcatcttttaattaaaatgtcgaCAAGTTATCAAGATAATATAAACATCtctaaaaaacttaattttaaaaaagcagattggaaattatataataatgacTTAATGAATGTATTTCCAAATATTGATAGTTGCAGTTGTACGTCAAGTGACGTGcaaatatattatgattatttacttGAGAAAATTAACGTTTCAGCGAATAAAAATATTCCTGAAATTATTTTCTGTACCAATCCGTCGAACAAATTCAAGCCTAAAGAGTATTGGGGACCAtcattatctaaaattattgGGGAACGTAGGCTCTCATTGAGTACTTTTCGAAAAAATCCTACTCCTGAAAATCTTAGAAAACTGGAGGAGAAAACTAGGGAATCTaatgttttattaaagaaaGCTAGATCTTTGGATTGGcaaaaattttgtttgaatatcaATGAATCAACTTCTACATCGGTCATGTGGGATAAGATGCGTTGGTTTAAAGGTTATCGAAAATCTAAGTTTTGTCCATCAATCGAAAAGACCAAAGCATTGCTGTATTCTTTGACACCAGATTCAGTCATTAACTGTCCACCCATATTTAATTCTAACAACGAATTATTACAAAGACTGTTTGCAGTACAAGAGTTAGAATGTTGTCTGAAAAAGAAAGATACAGCTCCTGGTAGTGATGGGGTAACTTATTcgatgatttttaatttaccgcCAGCTGGTAAATTgtatcttttaaatatttataatgctATATTTAGGTTAGGCGTCGTACCAGATCAATGGCGGAAGACTTTGATCGTGCCTATTCCCAAAGCCACGACTAATGCAAATACAGATCCAAAACTTAGACCGATAGCACTCATTTCTTgtctttgtaaaatatttcataacatgTTAGGCAAAAGGATTGAATGGTATgttgaaaaacataaaatattgtcGCCACATACAGTTGGTTTTAGGAGGGCCCAATCCAGCCTAGATTGCCTATCAAGACTTGTGACATATATACAAGTAGGATTTTCCGAAAAAATGTCCACAGCGGCTTGTTTTTTAGACATCGAGAATGCatataataacattttagtTGATAGAGTAGTTAAAATTTTAGATGAACTAGATAtaggaaaaaatatttgtaaatactTATGGTCATTCTTGAGTGATAGGCAACTAATgattaaatatgaaaataatagtcAGTTAACTGAGATTAGACATGCAAATAGAGGACTAGCGCAGGGAGATCCCTTGTCACCATTACTTTttaatataaccacttatatGATTTGtcatcaaattaaaaatgttttcatcTCGCAATATGCAGATGACTTTGTCATTTATCTCCGTCATAAAGACTTGAATATTTGTGAAACGAATTTACAAGAGGCTTTAAATTCTATAGTTACAAATTTAGATGAGATAGGTCTTCAGATATCGacaagcaaaacaaaattatgtatatttaatagAGGGTACAGAAGAAAACAGATAAAGCTGGTTGCTAACAATAATATTGCAATAGGTATAGATGAAAACATTAAGTACTTGGGTTTGTGGTTGGATAGGTCGTTGCGATGGAATAGACATATTAAGGAGCTAGTAGAAAagatattaaagtttttaaatttgtttaaaGTGTTGGCTGGCCCCGGTTGGGGTATACACCCTAAGCACTTACGGAGCCTTTATATATCATTAATTAGAAGTAGATTGGATTATGGGAGCTTTTTATATGATATTAGTGCAAAGACACATTTGTTGAAGCTTGATCGAGTTCAGAATCAGGCCCTTCGAATCATTGGTGGATTTATTAAAAGTACTCCTATCCACGTCATGGAGAGCGAGGTGTGCATCCAACCATTGTTTTTAAGACGCTTGTATCTTGCATATAaatatctaattaaaaatatgactTGGTCAAATAATGTAATTGTGAATCTTTTAGATGATCTTGGCTCAAGCTCTCATGATAGATATTGGCAGTCGAAAAAAAAGCCATTATTGCTAACCACATATGACGAATGTAGACAATGTAACATTTATTCTTCTGATGTACTAGACATGTACCAAATTGATGTATGGGTGtcttatataaatttaaataggGTAATCAGGGCGAATTTAGATTGTTTATCGGTAGCAAAAAAAGAAGTTGAACCTGATTGTCTAAAATACTTGGTAATCAATGAACTACAAGAAAAATATGAGAGCTGGGTACACATTTATACAGATGGGTCCAAAAATAATATGGGTTTGGGAGCAGCTTTTTGCCATTTAGGTGAAAGGAAATCAGTTATGTTTAAAACAAATCAACAAATTTGTATTATGACAATGGAGCTCGTTGCAATTTCAGAAGCTTTGAAATACATTTCTGGATTAAGCGGGCAATATTTTGTTATCTTTTCAGATAGCAGAAGTGCCTTGCAACACCTAGCTCGATGCGCCTCTGGATATAGCAGAGGTCTACCGATAGCTTTCGAAATCTTGAAACAAATATATGATTTTAGGCACATAAATCTGCGATTGCAATGGGTTCCTTCTCATATAGGCCTAAGAGGAAACGAGGAGGCTGATAAACTAGCGAAATCGGCAATAAATGTTGGTAAAGAATTGTCCATTGTAccattttttacagaaattttaaatagttttaaaaataaatgttgtgaTAAATTTAAGGAATACTTTGATATAAGAAGTAGGGAAAAAGGAATTTGGTATAAAACTATCCAATGTCAGCCTCCTCGTTTCCCTTGGTTTGGTAATACTTGTTTAAGTAGAAAATATGTAGTCGTAGCTCATAGGTTGCGTTCTGGACACTATCCTTCTAACAAATTcgcatttttaatgaaaaaagctGATTCTGACAAGTGCGAAGTATGTGGTACGACAGATGATGTCCAGCACGTACTAGTGGAATGTAGCAGATACAGCGCGCGGAGAGAGAGTCTTGTGCAGAGATATAGCATTAATAGATTTGACATGGGTAGTTTTACGAGTATGTTAACTACACCGACAGCAGAGAGATTCAAGTCTATTGTTGATGTATTTCTGCATAGGCAGTAATATCTCTCCACTTGTATCTGTTGCATTCCACGATGTTATTTAGAATGTAATTTAGGTTACGATGGGGCTGGCGTGTCCGTGTCGGACAAAAGTCCcagaaaaataaagataaaaaaaaaaaaaaaaaaaaaaaatgatattggtTCTATCTATGTAGATTTCATCAATGTAAATCCATATCAGTGttgatttttcataaaaaaaagattgagtaggtactacctacttataactgTAAACTATTAACAGAAGGAAAATTGTTATTTTCCTATAAGAATGACTTGCGTTACAACTTACACACATAAGGcaagaaataggtaggtacctacctctatgCACCTACCTGGTTTCTAATGTTTCtacctattattaatttatttatcctTACAGCGACTTACAGTCAGTAGGtagtaattaaattactatccatctctatctacctactaggtacattTTGTCAGAGATTGAACCCCATAAGTTTTAAGATTATCTGTAGATTAAATGCATTTCAGAGGTAAGTAGTTTATtgtcatttaattattatattagcgcctatttaatttaaaacacgtGGACATTATGAATGTTATAAAATGTGCGCAAGGGAGCTCAGTTTTCATGGTCGACGGACGCGAGGCAGGCATGGCAGGCGGCCGCGCCGTCGTCGctcacaaaaaataaacaactttCCTCGAAACGGCGATGGCGCTAAGATACTGTTCCAATCCAAAATGTCATAACTGCGCTTAAACCGTGGGCAAGTTAAACTCTTTCGTGCATGCGAAAGACCAGGCCGAAATAACTTGTTGATGTTCGTTGCGGCGATGTGGGCGAGCGCGGGTGTGCGCGCGGGCGAGCGGGCGGCGAGGCGACTAGCGCCGCTGAGCGACGGCCTGTCTACGACGGAGAGTCGGCGACACCCTGTCTGCCGCGGACGGCGACGTTGCCGCCCCGTGCGCATTCCTGCCGCCCGCGCCCCTTCCTCGCGTCCCACAACCTCATGAACCGCCCGCGCTCACGCAGCGGCAACCTCGCATGAAAACTTGTTTCGTAAACGGATGTGGCAGCGACCGAGGCAGGGCAATCGTTCTCTCTTATTCTTTCTTTCAACACCATATGTGTAGAAACGAGATAGCGATGGTGGCGCTACGTGCTATCGGCTCCCACTTGCGGCATTTTTTCACGCCGAGAATGAGGCGAGATTAATGCCTAAAGTCTCGTTCACAAACGTAATTTTCTTGAAAGTAAGAACTGTTTTGTTCTTTTCTAATAACATCTTAAATTGAGTTAGCATGTTGAGTTGCCACATAAGTTgtcctaaaataattaaatcttTCTATACCGTTGGCTtgatattaaatgaaaaaaaaaatatgtttcaagtTGAAActaaaagaacttgtaaagtGCCCCACCACAAAATATCTACTTAATAGTTGCTACTTGCTATCTTAAAATATGTGATGGACTGAATGTGGATTTGTTCATACCACCACTCCCACTCACTAAGCCCTCTAATTTttactacctactttgaaaataaaataaaaattatacttacttaggtagtacttaggtacttacttacttaaaaaaacagtgaagtgtaatttaatttatgtaagtaaataattaatacctacCACTCATTTCTtgccgaaccagtggtaaattattttgacgattcaaaaccacttgtaaaagtttacttgaataaaaatattatgttctattctattctatttgttACTTGTTAATgttgaaaatttattattaatgtttattCACTCTGAATTTTCGGttcatacctaattaaaatatacagaaTCGAGAAACAGAATATTCAAACCGCAACAGAAACCCAATATTCGGTATATGAATGAACTGAATTTCTGCCGAATTTCGGTATTACCAAATGTGCAATATAGGTAGGCATACGGTCTATCTCTAGCCTTAGGTAGCTATTTCGGTAAATTTTTGAACAGTAATCCTAATAATTAAAAGCATTCAAAATAGTTATAAGAATTTGTAaggtttattttattgcttgattattatttattagtcaaCTAAAGGAAaagaattttgtagaattatTAAGGTTTACGTTGAGTCTATTTGAAATAACCCATAATAAATAacttcatctatctatctatcttgcTAGTTGTTATCTATTGATAACAACTAGCAAGTATAAAGTTATTGCTGTGAGCGAACCCTAATAGATATACGCGGCTCGCGTCGCGCGCTCATGTCGGAGCGGTATGCGCTGGCAGCGAGCGCGCCGCCAACATCCCGCCGACACCGCGCGGCAGTCAGTTCGGCGCCGACACCCATCCCGCGCACACGTCCGCAAGCCATGGCCGCCGCGACCACGCACTCGGCCCCCGCTCCCTCCGAGCGCCGCTCCGACACCCGTGCCGGCTCCCGCCGCATCTTCCCACCGCAGTTCAAACTCCAAGTTCTCGACGCCTACAGGCGCGATACTCAATGCCGAGGAAACCAACGTGCCACTGCCAGAAAGTTTGGAATTCATCGCCGCCAAATACAGAAGTGGCTGCAAGCCGAACCAGCTCTCCGAGCCGCGCTGCTCAGGCGAGCGCCGCAGCCGGCCCCGTCGCCTCCGCCTTACTCCGTCGGCTCCCCGGAGAGCGCTCGGCTGCCGTCGCCCCCGCCGGCGTCGGCCAGCTTGCCCACGGCGGTCGCAGTGCCCACGCCGCTGCCGGCGCCGATCCCAGTGATACCGCCTACGACGGAACCCATAGACTTGTCGATGCGACGCCTGTCCGCCGCCCCCGTGTCCGTGCTGTCGTACGCGCCGTCGAGCGTCCCCGAGCAGCCGCAGCCCCGCAAGCCGTTCAAGCTGTTCAGGCCGTACCTGCTGGACGAGGAGGAGGAGAAGCGGCCGTCGCTGGCCGCGCTGCCGGTGTCGCACGGCGTGCACGTGTCCGCGTTCGTGCCCGTGCAGAGCGCGGCGGGCTGCGCGCTGGCCGCGTGCGGCGCGCCGCGCTGGTGCCCGCCCGCGCCGTCCTTCTCGGCCCCGCTGAGATGAGAAGACGCCACCGGGGCCGTTCCCTCGTTCTGTGATCTAGTCGTCGACGCCCGCTCGGCGCCGCCCGGGGCGTAGCCCTCCAACACCGTGCCTTAACGTACACGTCGCCATAGTGCATTATGCCGTCATTAGGAAATGACGATCTATTTTtgagtataattaattataagaataagaatgtatttttatatgtggGGTTTATAAAGCGTACCTACATTTATGCAGATTATAATgatataacaattattattattatattaataaagagAGTTGTTTACTAAGCTTTGTTTTCCTCGTCCCCGCGACGGAGCAGGTAGCGCCGGCGCCTACCGCCTCCCCCTACCTGTTTTAATCCCTATTGTGTTGCGCTACAATAACGACCTTCATTCAAGCATTCAATTGTaaagaaatacctaaataatggACGTAAcataatatagacctaattacttattatcaaaattaaaaggTTAAAAATGTATCATTACTTAATTAGACAGTCATTGCAATGAATTCGAAATTATTAACTTTACTGCATTGAGTACCTAACTAATTAGGTATGATAATTATATATTCCACAGGAGTCAGGACAAGCGTCAGAAAATTTCCCATTccttttttttggaattttatatacttacttgagAAAATATTATGCAAGAACCTTCATGAAGTcgttaggcaggtaggtactatttaataAATGTTGATAATAGAATAAACACGTCACCCGTGATAATCCGTTAGCCAATGAATATTATTAATACTATTAACAAGTCTTTTACAATTGATAAAATCTAAgacctataataatttatatatctTGGTACATTAGATACCTACATAAGAATACTTAGTTACTTACATTCAATTCGATTGTAAAACAATtgtaaatttcaaacggctgaaccgattttcttagattatagtaAGAaaactcgatcaagccacctttcagacaaaaaaaaaagtaaattaaaatcggttcattagtttaggagctacgatgccacagacagatacacagatgcacacgtcaaacttataacacccctctttttgggtcgggggttaatttaCAACTAATTAGGTGCTTATGACATTTTAATAACATAAGTGAGAGTTGTGGATAGGGTCACAGAATAAATAATAGTACTGTACCTAGTATGCACTGCATCATGTGGTGTACTGTActtgtgtagactgtagagtcACAGCAGTCCTCGAATCTCTGCTTTGCGCCTTGTCTCATCGCGTGTGCGCCTCGTGTTGTCGCGAATCGCGATGCCACCTCTACTTATCGTGGTCTCCGTTGACCGTTTCAAACGACGATACGAGACGCtccatcacactatcacactaatattataaaggcgaaagtttgtatgtgtgtgtgtgtgtatgtttgttactccttcacgcaaaaaaaaCTGGAGAGATTgggagaatggagatagattataccctggattagcacataggctactttttatcccggaaaatcaaagagttcccacgggaatctcaaaaacctacatccacgcgaacgaagtcgcgggtatcagctagtgatttATCATATCGCCGCATATCTGTGTAGGTATGATCTGTGTCCAAATGTACTAAATATTTTGAGCTAATGTTtcttgtattaatattatagacCTAGATAAAGGTATAATATCGCACAGActacgtaggtaagtataccaaatactagtagtagtagtatagtatacttatacaaaatccaacaaaaaacaatttttaactaatatatttttgctatgaaacaaaaaaacccggccaagtgcgagtcagactcgtgcaccgagggtcccgtactcggatatttttttcgacattttgcacgataaatcaaaaactatgatgcttaaaaataaacaaaaatctgttttagaatgtacaaataaagccctttcatatgataccccatttggtaggcatagttagcttactttgaaaattgaaacacattttaatttttttttctgtgatgtaaccactaattattcacggttttcggatttattcttttacttgtgctatgagacctacctacctgccaaatttcatgattctaggtcaacgggaattaccctataggtttcttgacagacacaacggacgtacggacagtcagacagacaaaaaagtgataatataagggttccgtttttccatttgaggtacagaaccctaaaagacgataggtaagtaggtacttggtgTTCATTCAATACGATCGATTGTTTTAACTTTACGCAACATAAATAGTTAGATGTAAGAAGTTAGACCTACCTTAGGTACATATAAGTTATATTATAcaggtaagtagtaagtaccttaTACTAAATTCCTATTATATTCTATACTTCCTACATACTTTTAAAAATCAGCAAAAAATGTATACCTAAATCTAGTATCTTTTCTTTAGACTTATCTTATACCTAGTACTATCTACTCAGTATGTAACCGTCACTTGAGTTGACGCGCTAGAATGACGCATGCATACAAATTGAAAATCCTATCCGTTACAAAGGCGTACGCACTTCGATTGGGAATTGCCTGTCGCCACGAAGCACAATAGGTAATATTCTAGTAAAATTCCTGCCTATTTGTCATTTACACAGTTTTGAAGAACAATCTTTTGCATAAGGTATACACCTACCTACTAATGTATATTCTATCTCTATGATCGTAGCTGATTTAACACATCCGGGAAAAGAATTCcatcgaaattaaaaaaaaacttaagtataTGCGATTGAAGGTACaggtaaaagccctttcatatgataccccacttggtatacttagttatcttatattgaaaattgaaacacattttaattttttttaatgatgtacttaaccacaaattcgcggtttcagattttctaggtcaacgggaagtaccttataggtttcttgacagacagacatcaaggTGAtccgatcctataagggttccgtttttccttttgaggtacggaaccctaaaaatcaagaataagtataattataaaactagtcaagtgcgagccggactcgcacacaaagggtcaTTCgctcattcatgacgtcattcatgtgatttaaatacctaaataaattttgctgtgtaatttttttttctgtgtatCCAGTgttggtttaaaaaaatgagtttttgGACAATTAACCCAATGCACATCTATCTCACTTTTTTACTATGcaaaaaatctatacatataataaaattgtagaaaagtggtgtctgtacaatggaaatatataaaaaaaaagtagcaggtgttgttattatatcgatgtcgaacccgaaattgtaattaattaatgtttgtctgtttgtgtgtttgtgcacgctaatatcagaaacggcttattcgatttagatacggttttcactaatatattgtagtaagcttcacttaacatttagtgtttatttcatgtcaatcggttcataaataaaaaagttatgtcaatttaaagaatcacggcgaacatttttaacgtacagagtacgtacgtACGCCtcgcccgaaaagtcactattccacgcgaacgaagtcgcgggaacaGCTAGTCTTATACGTAAGCgtaaatgcaaagaaaaaatCTAACATCCATCATTGTTCAGTTTTCCTCCGAGTCCATATAAGAACATAAGTATATACTCCGCATTCgtcatgtaagtaggtacctacataataactCCTTAAGTGTGCAATTGATAACAATCATTATTAATTGTTTTGTATATTGTGATTGCGCATGCCAATCGAGTCCAATTGCGCAATTGTGTCTTCGGTTACAGCCTAGCCTACGTTACAGCCTAGGGTCTGTTTCATGTTGAAAAAATTCATCGTTTCTATCCACCaagaaaatcagcgctgcatgTTAGTAGTCTAGAGGCTCACAGTTTAGATGTAGGCCCTTATGTGTACAAGAGCTTTGTTAGGATTCCGTAGTAATAACAAAGAACCCTCATAATTTCGTCAGAGTGAAAACATGTCTGTCATCACtcatcatgtacctacctacttagcaatgtaattagtaattactcgTTCGATATGCATAGATAGCTACCATGATATAGTAATTCGTATTGAGTAATTATTGTCATTTACCATTTTGTTTATACTTACTTTTGTTCTTCTCGTCTTCTTTCTATATAGGTAGTAAATACTATTGCTGTCGCATACTTTAAAAGTATGTAATTTAAGGgtcgatttttcaaaaactcccTGCCAGACCCTCtcaaactttaacaatttattaaactttaggGGGTCTGGCAGTAGGTTGCCACGATtttaagtgtctggcaatgcatgacgtgatttctaataagACTATTCTAATATtctaattagataaggctagacTATTcttaaactttcagctttaaaaaaattacgatgGGTCTGACGCTTCCATGTTCTTTCTCTGGATAGACTAATGGTACTATATAACTATGGCTGCcccgataataatttatgtgaTGTGGTTTATATAGGTATACCGATGAAGGAGCTACACAACATTAAAGGAAGCAGTCGCAGAACAATAAAACGTTTGGCATATGGTGGCAGTTGGCAATAAATGTTTGTTTGACTGGAGTGGATCTTAACTAAACGACATGTCGCCAGATAAAATGTTGCCTATAATACATAGTTAACCTTCTTAGGAGCTCTGTAACCTTTAaagggtatacctacttagcagtTTTATTGAACCCTAGAAAGTCTATGCGACTTTACGAAGCGTATGCATCGCACCAACTCGTGGCTCGGTGCGCTCGGCGACGCGCAGTCTGGCTTGGCCAAGGTGCGACGTGAAGTCTACTTCAACATGTTATTCGATTATACAGGTTACGACATTTCTGTTTTCTTATGGCTATATTTTGTCGAGGTTGTTGCAGCCTGCAGGTGTCTTTTGATGTTCTGTTGACACAGCTATTTGGGTAAAGAGGATAAGTAGGGATTTAAAATCTTGCTTGATTTACGACAAAAAGTCCTAAGTGTGTGGTTCCGTCTACAGGACGGTTGTTATGACTTTACGAAGCGTATACAACTATACAACGCACCAACTCGAGGCTTGGTGCGCTCGGCGACGCGCAGTCTGGCTTGGCCGAGGTGCGACGTGAAGTCTACTTCAAAATGTTATTCGATATTGCGTACGAGTTATGACATTTCTGTTTTGTTATGGCTATATTTGGTTGAGGTTGTTGCAGCCTGCAGGTGTCTTTTGATGTTCTGTTGACACAGCTATTTGGGTAAAGAGGATAAGTAGGGATTTAAAATCTTGCTTGATTTACGACAAAAAGTCCTAAGTGTGTGGTTCCGTCTACAGGACGGTTGTTATGACTTTACGA from Maniola jurtina chromosome 4, ilManJurt1.1, whole genome shotgun sequence harbors:
- the LOC123864162 gene encoding proline-rich protein 36-like; its protein translation is MSERYALAASAPPTSRRHRAAVSSAPTPIPRTRPQAMAAATTHSAPAPSERRSDTRAGSRRIFPPQFKLQVLDAYRRDTQCRGNQRATARKFGIHRRQIQKWLQAEPALRAALLRRAPQPAPSPPPYSVGSPESARLPSPPPASASLPTAVAVPTPLPAPIPVIPPTTEPIDLSMRRLSAAPVSVLSYAPSSVPEQPQPRKPFKLFRPYLLDEEEEKRPSLAALPVSHGVHVSAFVPVQSAAGCALAACGAPRWCPPAPSFSAPLR